A segment of the Candidatus Dormiibacterota bacterium genome:
CTCCTTTGAACTGCTGCAGGGCCGATTCAACCTCACTCGCCTCGGGGGTTTCTGGCACTGCCCTAGGGGTAGGGGTAATATCCCCCTCCGCGTCCCCGGTGGTGGTGGTAGCGCCAAGAGTTGCCTCGGCAATATACGTCTTGTCTAATTTAGAAAACTGGCCGGCTTTCTTGCAGGCCGCGTCAAACAGCATCAGCATTAAACCGGTAGCCATGGGGTCGAGCGTGCCGGCATGACCGATCTTGCGCACACCAGTCTGGCGCCTCAGAGCCCGAATAATATCAAATGAAGTAATGCCCTTGGGCTTGTCTATTAAAAGCAGGCCGGCTGTTTTGATGCTCTCCATAGGTGAAGCTTACTAGTTATGCTGGTTCGGCACCAGTTCGGGCCGATTGGTCGGGTTCTGAGCTTTAGGCTGGGCTGTGGGACTTTCAAGAGGGTTGGGCGGCGCGGTCTCTTCGGTAGTAGCAGGCTTTACTTCTGCTTTTGGCTCAGACGCAGGCTGAAGCCGCGCTGGCGGCACGCTCTTATTCTCCTCTGCTTTGTTATCACTGGCGTTTATGAGTGGTTCCGGCTCGGCTGTTAATGTGACCTGATTGGGGTGAGGTGCCTCTTCAGACGGCTCTGGCTGCGGGGCGGCAAACTGCTCAAATGATTTAGGCGGCGGAGCGGGCTTGGGTTGTGGCTGGGTTTGCTCCTTACGCTCTACTGGCCGAGACTGATGGTCGCGCAAGGGCTGAGTCTGGCTTTGGCTTTGGCTTTGGTTAGACCGAGGCGGATTCTTAGGCTTATCACCTACCCCCCGATATAAACCAGTCACTACTTGTTGTTGATCGGCCCCGGCAGCCATCATTTGGGCTGCTACGGTCAAAGTCTTAGGGGTGGTGTGGTTCGAGGTAAAACGGTCTGTAGCGGCCATAATACCGGCTAGTAGAGCCGTTGCGATTTCTTGATCGATACTACCGGTCTGCAGCGACTCGGCCAGTGCCACAATTAGCTCGCT
Coding sequences within it:
- the truB gene encoding tRNA pseudouridine(55) synthase TruB, which encodes MESIKTAGLLLIDKPKGITSFDIIRALRRQTGVRKIGHAGTLDPMATGLMLMLFDAACKKAGQFSKLDKTYIAEATLGATTTTGDAEGDITPTPRAVPETPEASEVESALQQFKGEITQIPSKYSAIKINGQEAYKLARKGKTVEIPSRRVTIYDIQLTKYEYPTVVFEAKVSSGTYIRTLAEDIGKQLGTGAYLTALRRTEVGNYKLEQAHQLADVTNHSLSASLLRI
- a CDS encoding DHH family phosphoesterase, which encodes MESRELTPKQQTSEAIRQSESILIITGQHPSVDQVSAAVALARVLRKLEKKTTVLVSDQLPAGSRFLSTSVVERQLSGLRDFIVQVDLGRSEVDKLKYTIEDNRLNVHITPFSGGFKPEDVSYTYGDYQFDIVIALGVSSYSRLERQYQQNPELFKSIPLVNIDYHRGNENFGAINLVEPAAASLSELIVALAESLQTGSIDQEIATALLAGIMAATDRFTSNHTTPKTLTVAAQMMAAGADQQQVVTGLYRGVGDKPKNPPRSNQSQSQSQTQPLRDHQSRPVERKEQTQPQPKPAPPPKSFEQFAAPQPEPSEEAPHPNQVTLTAEPEPLINASDNKAEENKSVPPARLQPASEPKAEVKPATTEETAPPNPLESPTAQPKAQNPTNRPELVPNQHN